In the Ilumatobacteraceae bacterium genome, one interval contains:
- a CDS encoding histidine kinase → MPLELGPARLGSVIRANVALTAAAGGFTVLTSLTVARLQWLTLAGVAVVLTAVPQWLALRRLHRGDTTQALLIYSIASWAIALLSSFIVTFQWPIQVAVAFLPTVLAATFLPERPITGYVAASAGVAFGVALLGVSQDVTGLSDEIPGWLKNAVQALVFPAFFALVVFAVVQHHRRVSDVLAVQRVAQELAEQRATELASSRRRLVDATDRARRQIERDLHDGAQAHLVGIDLQLTKATSLTDLDATRQAIRDAQRELHRAHGELRELAHGLFPPVLTQHGLVPAIEDAVDRISTRVRLDIARIGRPAPDIEAAAYFCVLEALQNAMKHSGCEAVTITIRRDGDPDRLRLVVADDGRGAPSPLPAGHGIDNMRDRLGAVGGSVTVEPGDQGGTLVDASIPWRDPPR, encoded by the coding sequence ATGCCCCTCGAACTCGGCCCGGCCCGGCTCGGCAGCGTGATCCGGGCCAACGTGGCGCTCACCGCCGCGGCGGGCGGCTTCACCGTGCTGACCAGCCTCACGGTGGCCCGGCTCCAGTGGCTGACGCTGGCGGGCGTCGCCGTCGTCCTCACCGCCGTCCCGCAGTGGCTCGCGCTTCGTCGCCTCCATCGTGGCGACACGACGCAGGCGCTGCTCATCTATTCGATCGCGAGCTGGGCGATCGCCCTCCTCAGCAGCTTCATCGTCACGTTCCAGTGGCCGATCCAGGTGGCGGTCGCCTTCCTGCCGACGGTGCTCGCCGCGACCTTCCTGCCCGAGCGACCGATCACCGGGTACGTCGCGGCCTCGGCCGGTGTCGCGTTCGGCGTCGCCCTGCTCGGGGTGTCGCAGGACGTCACCGGCCTGTCCGACGAGATCCCGGGCTGGTTGAAGAACGCGGTCCAGGCGCTGGTGTTCCCGGCCTTCTTCGCGTTGGTGGTGTTCGCCGTCGTGCAGCACCATCGTCGTGTCAGCGACGTCCTCGCCGTGCAGCGGGTCGCGCAGGAACTCGCGGAGCAGCGCGCCACCGAACTCGCCTCCTCCCGTCGTCGGCTGGTCGACGCGACCGATCGTGCCCGTCGACAGATCGAGCGCGACCTCCACGACGGCGCCCAGGCGCACCTCGTCGGCATCGACCTGCAGTTGACCAAGGCCACGTCATTGACCGACCTCGACGCAACCCGGCAGGCGATCCGCGACGCCCAGCGTGAGCTGCACCGGGCTCACGGCGAACTGCGCGAACTGGCGCACGGCCTGTTCCCGCCGGTCCTGACACAGCACGGCCTCGTCCCCGCGATCGAGGACGCGGTCGACCGGATCTCGACCCGGGTACGCCTCGACATCGCCCGGATCGGCCGCCCGGCCCCCGACATCGAGGCGGCCGCCTACTTCTGCGTGCTCGAGGCGCTCCAGAACGCCATGAAACACTCCGGTTGCGAAGCGGTCACCATCACGATCCGGCGCGACGGCGACCCCGACCGGTTGCGGCTCGTCGTCGCCGACGACGGACGAGGGGCACCGTCGCCGCTGCCGGCAGGGCATGGCATCGACAACATGCGCGACCGCCTCGGGGCGGTCGGCGGCTCGGTCACGGTCGAACCCGGCGATCAGGGCGGCACGCTGGTCGACGCCTCGATCCCGTGGCGCGACCCACCCCGCTGA
- a CDS encoding DUF971 domain-containing protein, with product MTNAQVIDVELERQLELRVTYDDDVTCSFPLLTLRQACPCATCRGRREQGLDAYGGSSIEARGAEMHGSWGISIDWSDGHSTGIYPWTHLRSWWDAGLDGQYAQP from the coding sequence GTGACGAACGCCCAGGTCATCGACGTCGAACTGGAGCGGCAGCTCGAACTCCGGGTCACCTACGACGACGATGTGACCTGTTCGTTCCCCCTGCTGACGCTCCGCCAGGCCTGCCCCTGCGCCACGTGCCGAGGCCGTCGCGAGCAAGGGCTCGACGCCTACGGTGGCTCGTCGATCGAGGCCCGCGGGGCCGAGATGCACGGCAGCTGGGGCATCTCGATCGACTGGTCCGACGGCCACAGCACGGGGATCTACCCGTGGACGCATCTGCGGTCGTGGTGGGACGCCGGTCTCGACGGACAATACGCTCAGCCCTGA
- a CDS encoding amidase, whose translation MADQPWQGDACSLVDAFRSGERSPREELDAVFDAIDASDLNAFSHLHRDEARAAADVADIGKPFGGVPIGVKELDQVERWPDTHACVVYRDAVAPHTNTNPGRARDRGGAVLMGQTTASEFGGVNVTRTVLNGTTHNPWQHGTTPGGSSGGTAAAVAGGLVTLGTGGDGGGSIRIPAGFTGLVGLKATYGRIPLTPAAGLGAMTVTHGCLSRSVRDTARWFDVCNGRDPREPLSLPRVEGWEQGLGTHLDELRGKRVAVVPDWGAAVVSPVMWELLEESAEALIADLDLVRVDGVDTELPRMGAAWSVANSVGLIAKLEEHWPACADELTPEIRMAMEYGPGQYGAEARNKLERRRTELNEAMARIFDTAAGGVDFVITATNPDVAFAADGPLPDTFGGVQAGAKINGRLTFPANLHGNPAISIPAGFLDGLPIGLQVVGPHFTEELLLDMALTAERNRPWPLTTRVAADTI comes from the coding sequence ATGGCCGACCAACCCTGGCAGGGCGATGCCTGTTCACTCGTCGACGCATTCCGATCCGGCGAGCGCAGCCCACGCGAAGAGCTCGACGCTGTGTTCGACGCGATCGACGCCAGTGACCTCAACGCCTTCTCCCATCTCCACCGCGACGAAGCTCGTGCCGCCGCCGACGTGGCCGACATCGGCAAGCCGTTCGGTGGGGTCCCGATCGGGGTGAAAGAGCTCGACCAGGTCGAGCGCTGGCCCGATACGCACGCCTGCGTCGTGTATCGCGATGCGGTCGCGCCGCACACCAACACGAACCCCGGCCGGGCCCGTGACCGCGGTGGGGCCGTTCTGATGGGGCAGACAACGGCGTCCGAGTTCGGTGGCGTCAACGTGACCCGCACCGTGCTCAACGGCACCACGCACAATCCGTGGCAGCACGGCACCACGCCGGGTGGTTCGTCGGGTGGAACGGCCGCCGCGGTCGCCGGTGGGCTCGTCACGCTCGGCACGGGCGGCGACGGTGGTGGGTCGATCCGGATCCCGGCCGGTTTCACCGGGCTGGTCGGCCTCAAGGCCACCTACGGCCGGATCCCCCTGACGCCCGCCGCCGGGTTGGGAGCGATGACCGTCACACACGGTTGCCTGTCGCGCTCGGTTCGCGACACCGCTCGCTGGTTCGATGTGTGCAACGGCCGCGATCCGCGTGAACCGCTGTCGCTCCCCCGGGTGGAGGGCTGGGAGCAAGGGCTCGGCACACATCTCGACGAGCTGCGTGGCAAGCGTGTCGCCGTGGTTCCCGACTGGGGCGCCGCCGTCGTCTCCCCGGTCATGTGGGAGCTGCTCGAGGAATCGGCCGAGGCGTTGATCGCCGATCTCGATCTGGTGCGGGTCGACGGTGTCGACACCGAACTGCCACGGATGGGCGCTGCCTGGTCGGTGGCCAACTCGGTCGGACTGATCGCCAAGCTCGAGGAGCACTGGCCGGCGTGCGCCGACGAACTGACCCCGGAGATCCGGATGGCGATGGAGTACGGACCCGGGCAGTACGGGGCCGAGGCCCGCAACAAGCTCGAACGGCGCCGGACCGAACTCAACGAGGCGATGGCGCGCATCTTCGACACCGCCGCCGGTGGGGTCGACTTCGTGATCACCGCGACCAATCCCGACGTGGCGTTCGCCGCCGACGGGCCGCTGCCCGACACATTCGGCGGCGTGCAAGCCGGGGCCAAGATCAACGGACGGCTCACCTTTCCCGCCAACCTGCACGGCAACCCGGCGATCTCGATCCCGGCCGGCTTCCTCGATGGGCTCCCGATCGGTTTGCAGGTGGTCGGGCCGCACTTCACCGAGGAACTCCTGCTCGACATGGCCCTGACGGCCGAGCGCAACCGCCCCTGGCCGCTCACGACACGGGTCGCCGCCGACACGATCTAG
- a CDS encoding rhomboid family intramembrane serine protease: MSLPPPPPSTESATCYRHPDRPTGRRCTRCGKSACADCLVQASVGSHCVDCAKASRPDVRTRAKFWSSRQPAMVTMAIIAINVAFFLYTTLLDPESLSGRLTEAHVQLGLNEQFLRLDGEWYRLVTSGFMHYGLIHIGFNMYLLYMLGQMLEPALGRVKFLLVYFGGLLGGSAGSLVLDRQNAISAGASGAVFGLMALAFVGYYLNGANPLNTSIGSLLMLNLVITFLFPRISIGGHLGGAAAGAVMAVIVMAPRHRGYPSWAPYVAPAAVVALSVVISVLAV; this comes from the coding sequence ATGAGCCTCCCTCCCCCGCCCCCATCGACCGAGTCGGCGACGTGCTACCGCCACCCCGATCGGCCGACCGGTCGCCGTTGCACCCGTTGCGGCAAGTCCGCCTGCGCCGACTGCCTCGTGCAGGCCTCCGTCGGGAGCCACTGCGTCGATTGCGCCAAGGCGTCGCGCCCTGACGTGCGCACCCGCGCCAAGTTCTGGAGCTCACGGCAGCCGGCGATGGTCACGATGGCGATCATCGCGATCAACGTCGCCTTCTTCCTGTACACCACGCTGCTCGATCCCGAGAGCCTGAGCGGACGTCTGACCGAGGCCCACGTCCAGCTCGGCCTCAACGAACAGTTCCTGCGGCTCGACGGCGAGTGGTATCGCCTCGTCACCTCGGGTTTCATGCATTACGGGCTGATCCACATCGGCTTCAACATGTACCTGCTGTACATGCTCGGCCAGATGCTCGAACCGGCCCTGGGTCGCGTCAAGTTCCTACTGGTCTACTTCGGCGGGCTGCTCGGCGGTTCGGCGGGCTCACTGGTGCTCGATCGCCAGAACGCGATCTCCGCCGGCGCCTCGGGTGCCGTGTTCGGGCTGATGGCGCTGGCCTTCGTGGGGTACTACCTCAACGGCGCCAACCCGTTGAACACGTCGATCGGCAGCTTGCTGATGCTCAATCTGGTGATCACCTTCCTGTTCCCACGGATCTCGATCGGTGGTCACCTCGGCGGTGCGGCCGCCGGCGCGGTGATGGCGGTGATCGTCATGGCACCGCGGCATCGCGGCTATCCCAGCTGGGCACCGTACGTGGCACCTGCCGCCGTTGTCGCACTCAGTGTGGTCATTTCGGTGCTGGCGGTGTGA
- a CDS encoding AMP-binding protein: MKVALTVNDFIRRAEALYPDREAIADEPDQPAESWGTITYREMARRAKAMAAGLDALGIRPGERVAMMSHNSARLLTALFGVSGSGRILVPINFRLVAEEVKYIVAHSGARVLLVDPELEEAMADVECEMKWTIGAESDAILMKFDTEPEPWDGDEDATATINYTSGTTARPKGVQLTHRNVWLNATTFGWHMGVSDRDVYLHTLPQFHCNGWGMLYAVTGMGGKHVIQRKIDGAEILRRVEEHGVTLMCGAPAVLNMILDAAAEWDGPIPGSGRVRIVVAGAPPPTRTIERTETELGWEFVQIYGLTETAPLLTINRNRAEWDDLSPADRAVKLNRAGAPAIGCQMAVDSEGEILARSNVVMAGYWEQPDQTALAIRDGFFHTGDGGYIDDANYVTIADRKKDVIISGGENVSSIEVEDAIFQHDDVTEVAVIGIPDEKWGELVTALVVKAPGSSLTEDEVIAWTKQKLAGYKCPKRVEFRDELARTATGKLQKFKLREPFWAGADRQVN, from the coding sequence ATGAAAGTGGCGCTGACGGTCAACGATTTCATCCGGCGCGCAGAGGCGCTCTACCCGGACCGCGAGGCGATCGCCGACGAGCCCGACCAGCCGGCCGAGTCGTGGGGCACGATCACCTACCGCGAGATGGCCCGCCGGGCGAAGGCGATGGCCGCCGGGCTCGACGCACTCGGCATCCGGCCGGGCGAACGGGTGGCGATGATGTCGCACAACTCCGCGCGGCTGCTGACCGCGCTGTTCGGCGTGAGCGGGTCGGGCCGGATCCTCGTGCCGATCAACTTCCGGCTGGTCGCCGAGGAGGTCAAGTACATCGTCGCCCACTCCGGCGCGCGGGTGCTGCTGGTCGACCCCGAACTCGAGGAGGCGATGGCCGACGTCGAGTGCGAGATGAAGTGGACGATCGGCGCCGAGAGCGATGCGATCCTCATGAAGTTCGACACCGAACCCGAACCGTGGGACGGCGACGAGGACGCGACCGCCACGATCAACTACACGTCGGGCACCACCGCTCGCCCCAAGGGCGTGCAGCTCACCCACCGCAACGTGTGGCTGAACGCCACCACGTTCGGGTGGCACATGGGCGTGAGTGACCGCGACGTGTACCTGCACACGCTCCCCCAGTTCCACTGCAACGGCTGGGGGATGCTCTACGCCGTCACCGGGATGGGCGGCAAGCACGTGATCCAGCGCAAGATCGACGGCGCCGAGATCCTCCGGCGCGTGGAGGAGCACGGGGTCACGCTGATGTGCGGCGCGCCGGCGGTGCTCAACATGATCCTCGACGCCGCGGCCGAGTGGGACGGTCCGATCCCCGGCAGCGGGCGGGTTCGGATCGTGGTCGCCGGCGCTCCCCCACCCACACGGACGATCGAGCGGACCGAGACCGAGCTCGGGTGGGAGTTCGTGCAGATCTACGGCTTGACCGAGACGGCGCCGCTGTTGACGATCAACCGCAACCGGGCCGAGTGGGACGACCTCTCCCCCGCCGACCGGGCCGTCAAGCTCAACCGGGCCGGCGCACCGGCGATCGGGTGTCAGATGGCGGTCGACAGCGAGGGCGAGATCCTCGCCCGGTCGAACGTGGTGATGGCCGGCTATTGGGAGCAACCCGATCAGACGGCGCTCGCGATCCGCGACGGCTTCTTCCACACCGGTGACGGCGGCTACATCGACGACGCCAACTACGTGACGATCGCCGACCGCAAGAAAGACGTGATCATCTCGGGCGGCGAGAACGTGAGCTCGATCGAGGTCGAGGACGCGATCTTCCAGCACGACGACGTGACCGAGGTCGCGGTGATCGGGATCCCCGACGAGAAGTGGGGCGAACTGGTGACGGCGCTGGTGGTGAAGGCGCCGGGTTCGTCGCTGACCGAGGACGAGGTGATCGCCTGGACGAAGCAGAAGCTCGCCGGCTACAAGTGCCCCAAGCGGGTCGAGTTCCGTGACGAACTCGCCCGCACGGCCACCGGCAAGCTGCAGAAGTTCAAGCTGCGCGAGCCGTTCTGGGCGGGCGCCGACCGCCAGGTCAACTGA
- a CDS encoding VOC family protein: MELGAFSVSLPVADLAASMAFYATLGFEQTGGDPDENWVILRNGDTVIGLFHGMFDEPILTFNPGIDQQMQRLDRFTDVREIQSRLIDAGVTMVEPTDPDGTEPAHVVLTDPDGNRIMVDQFWPRPDAT, encoded by the coding sequence ATGGAACTCGGTGCGTTCTCCGTCAGTCTGCCCGTCGCCGACCTCGCAGCGTCGATGGCCTTCTACGCCACGCTCGGCTTCGAACAGACGGGCGGCGACCCGGATGAAAACTGGGTGATCCTCCGGAACGGCGACACGGTGATCGGCCTGTTCCACGGCATGTTCGACGAGCCGATCCTCACGTTCAATCCCGGTATCGACCAACAGATGCAGCGACTCGATCGGTTCACGGATGTTCGCGAGATCCAGTCACGGCTGATCGACGCCGGGGTCACCATGGTCGAACCGACCGACCCCGACGGGACCGAGCCGGCCCACGTCGTGCTGACCGACCCCGACGGCAACCGGATCATGGTCGATCAGTTCTGGCCGCGTCCCGACGCCACGTAG
- a CDS encoding ATP-binding protein, whose product MKFDSLRIENFRGISRMQIDDLGGMVVLAGPNGCGKSSVLDAIRLLKSTYGGYRRNEIERWLSENQINARRLHEVARLFRNPAEPIVVHATVSLSDSERAFIRTNVQRLAWSTTWRGFNLQSPEQPEWSMPLAPELRAHGKRAERLTEALSDEILDLVDSGPHAIVVSLQADGTFHHDKNGLIETLFQTYDPGNLGVIDYYSAHRQYARETVSGINLGTYEYDERRSQHLLYESQGKHQNIKQELASSYIADLVSQAAGADGVENSLGDSLVSLFEQFFDGKSFGGVRPTPEGKTEFPVVLDDGTEHDIDELSSGEKEILYGYLRLRASNIRNSIVLIDEPEVHLNPRLVRGLAAFYNKHVGIEMGNQLWLITHSDRLLRDALDRPDFSTYHLRLPQKSLGGNQATALSSQSELDSAIFELVGDLPSIAVGAPILVVESSEDVAFDEYVVRQLFPEFVLAVTLVSGGDKTRVRDLYRLVSSSPRIQSQIGSSVAAIIDRDNEFSREPSISVFSWDVYHIENYLLWPTGIASVLTAARPRNPVSAEEVETLLHECAHTVKHRLVLDRLTQLVNKSLVKGVRWGIDPETDDVAAAMFATITREAMGIRERAADFTEERIKHEVASIESDLDDALTSERWKSDFRGRDILRRLCSTDRVPMKYEVFRNLLVAEMARSEFRPAGMESTLREAVPGGWPLEH is encoded by the coding sequence GTGAAATTCGATTCGCTTCGCATCGAGAACTTTAGAGGCATCAGCCGCATGCAGATCGACGACCTTGGTGGAATGGTCGTTCTCGCCGGCCCCAACGGTTGTGGCAAGTCCTCAGTACTGGACGCGATTCGTCTTCTCAAGTCGACATACGGCGGATACCGCCGAAATGAAATTGAGCGATGGTTGTCTGAAAATCAGATCAACGCTCGACGGTTGCATGAGGTGGCAAGGCTATTCAGGAATCCCGCCGAGCCGATAGTCGTACACGCCACAGTCAGTTTGTCCGACTCCGAGCGGGCGTTCATTCGAACCAACGTTCAGCGCCTCGCTTGGAGCACGACATGGCGTGGATTCAATCTTCAGTCACCGGAGCAGCCTGAGTGGAGTATGCCGCTCGCTCCGGAACTGCGCGCGCATGGGAAACGCGCTGAGCGGCTGACTGAAGCCCTGTCCGACGAAATTTTGGACCTTGTCGATAGCGGACCGCATGCCATCGTTGTTTCTCTGCAGGCTGACGGGACATTTCATCACGACAAGAATGGTCTAATCGAGACACTCTTTCAAACATACGATCCGGGAAACCTAGGAGTGATTGACTATTACTCCGCCCATCGCCAGTATGCGCGTGAGACGGTTAGTGGGATCAACCTTGGGACATACGAGTACGATGAGCGTAGATCGCAGCACTTGCTCTACGAATCGCAAGGCAAGCATCAGAATATCAAGCAAGAGCTGGCGAGTAGCTATATCGCAGACTTGGTCTCTCAAGCGGCTGGTGCCGATGGTGTCGAGAATTCGCTAGGCGACTCGCTCGTCTCACTATTCGAGCAGTTCTTCGATGGAAAATCATTCGGAGGAGTTAGACCGACGCCCGAGGGGAAGACGGAGTTTCCTGTCGTGTTGGACGACGGGACCGAGCACGACATCGACGAGCTGAGCTCAGGTGAGAAGGAGATTCTCTACGGCTATCTCCGATTGAGAGCGTCCAACATTAGAAATTCGATTGTGCTTATCGATGAGCCGGAAGTACACCTCAACCCTCGGCTCGTCCGAGGGCTGGCTGCATTCTACAACAAGCATGTTGGAATCGAAATGGGGAATCAGCTGTGGTTGATTACTCATTCCGACCGATTGCTTCGCGATGCATTGGACCGGCCTGACTTCTCGACGTATCATCTGCGCCTACCACAGAAAAGCCTAGGGGGTAACCAGGCAACTGCCCTCTCCTCGCAGTCGGAGCTCGACTCAGCCATTTTCGAGCTGGTCGGTGACCTGCCATCAATTGCGGTTGGTGCACCGATCCTAGTTGTTGAAAGTTCCGAGGACGTTGCATTCGACGAGTATGTCGTGAGACAGCTCTTTCCAGAGTTCGTTCTTGCGGTGACGCTCGTGAGTGGAGGAGACAAGACCCGAGTTCGCGATCTCTACCGGCTCGTCTCGTCATCTCCGCGCATCCAATCACAGATCGGCTCTTCCGTCGCTGCGATCATCGACAGGGACAATGAGTTCAGCCGGGAGCCTTCCATCTCGGTGTTCTCTTGGGACGTCTACCACATTGAGAACTATCTGCTTTGGCCAACCGGGATCGCTTCGGTCCTCACCGCAGCGAGGCCGAGGAACCCCGTCTCCGCTGAGGAGGTCGAGACCCTGCTACATGAATGTGCACATACGGTGAAGCATCGGCTCGTGCTTGATCGGCTGACGCAGTTAGTCAACAAGTCGCTCGTCAAGGGCGTTAGGTGGGGCATCGACCCGGAAACTGACGACGTTGCGGCGGCGATGTTCGCAACCATCACTCGTGAAGCGATGGGTATTAGGGAGCGAGCCGCTGACTTTACGGAGGAACGCATCAAGCATGAGGTTGCGTCAATTGAGTCGGACCTCGATGATGCGCTGACCTCGGAGCGTTGGAAATCTGACTTCCGAGGGCGTGACATATTGCGGAGGCTCTGCTCCACCGATCGGGTTCCAATGAAGTATGAAGTGTTCCGGAACCTATTGGTCGCAGAGATGGCGCGGAGTGAGTTTCGCCCTGCCGGCATGGAGTCGACTCTTCGAGAGGCAGTTCCTGGCGGCTGGCCGTTAGAACACTGA
- a CDS encoding LLM class F420-dependent oxidoreductase — MSIPQRPGMTIPLSGPLHAQRDRIVELADLGYTDVWTAESDGGDGLTPLALASVWEPRLRLGTAILPAYTRAPACMAQSAATLADAAPGRFVLGIGSSSNVIVERWNGVPFEQPYQKVRDMVRFLRDAFSGEKVDREYDTFEIRGFRLGIRPEEPPKIVVAALRDGMLKMAGREADGAITNWLAAGDVPQVAAALREGAGGEDRELVARIFVCPSDNAEVVRAGARRAIAAYMNVPVYAAFQEWLGRGDELAGMWAAWKAGDRKQALAEIPDSVVDDLVVHGTPEACRARIQQYFDNGVTTSALAILPFDPDLDHWDAVTSLAPNAG; from the coding sequence ATGTCGATCCCCCAACGCCCCGGAATGACGATCCCCCTGAGCGGTCCGCTCCATGCCCAGCGCGACCGCATCGTCGAGCTCGCCGACCTCGGCTACACCGACGTCTGGACCGCCGAATCCGACGGCGGCGACGGCCTGACGCCGCTGGCGTTGGCGTCGGTGTGGGAGCCACGCCTGCGGCTCGGCACGGCGATCCTCCCGGCGTACACCCGCGCCCCCGCGTGCATGGCCCAGAGTGCCGCCACGCTCGCCGACGCGGCGCCGGGGCGATTCGTGCTCGGCATCGGCTCGTCGTCGAACGTGATCGTCGAACGCTGGAACGGCGTGCCGTTCGAACAGCCGTATCAGAAGGTGCGCGACATGGTCCGCTTCCTGCGCGACGCGTTCAGCGGCGAGAAGGTCGATCGCGAGTACGACACGTTCGAGATCCGCGGGTTCCGGCTCGGGATCCGACCGGAGGAGCCGCCGAAGATCGTCGTGGCCGCGCTGCGCGACGGCATGTTGAAGATGGCCGGCCGCGAGGCCGACGGCGCGATCACCAACTGGTTGGCGGCCGGCGACGTGCCGCAGGTGGCCGCAGCGCTCCGGGAGGGTGCCGGCGGGGAGGATCGAGAGCTGGTCGCTCGCATCTTCGTGTGCCCGAGCGACAACGCTGAGGTGGTGCGTGCCGGTGCTCGCCGCGCGATCGCGGCCTACATGAACGTGCCGGTCTACGCGGCGTTCCAGGAGTGGCTCGGTCGTGGCGACGAGCTGGCGGGGATGTGGGCGGCGTGGAAGGCCGGCGACCGCAAGCAGGCGTTGGCCGAGATCCCCGATTCGGTCGTCGACGACCTCGTGGTACACGGAACCCCGGAGGCGTGCCGGGCCCGCATCCAGCAGTACTTCGACAACGGCGTGACGACCAGCGCGTTGGCGATCCTGCCGTTCGATCCGGACCTCGACCACTGGGACGCGGTCACGTCGCTGGCGCCGAACGCCGGCTGA
- a CDS encoding response regulator transcription factor — translation MPSSTQIRIVLAEDNLLVREGLVSVLSAIDEFDVVGTAASLPELFESVDRHRPDVLVTDIRMPPDHDDEGIRAARRLRGERPEVGVLVLSQFVGPSYAIELLHDGTTGRGYMIKDRVHEVDRLADAVRTVATGGSFIDDVVVDALVRSRTRMVDSPLATLTDRERDVLAEMATGATNSVIADRLHVSEHSIEKHSNSIFHKLGLAADPEVNRRVKAVLMLLAGEPDD, via the coding sequence ATGCCGTCGTCCACCCAGATCCGAATCGTGTTGGCCGAGGACAACCTGCTCGTCCGCGAAGGTCTGGTCAGCGTGTTGTCGGCGATCGACGAGTTCGACGTCGTCGGCACGGCGGCCTCGCTCCCCGAGTTGTTCGAGTCGGTCGATCGGCACCGCCCCGACGTCCTCGTGACCGACATCCGGATGCCGCCCGACCACGACGACGAAGGCATCCGCGCCGCCCGGCGGCTGCGCGGCGAGCGACCCGAGGTCGGCGTCCTCGTGCTCTCGCAGTTCGTCGGGCCCAGCTACGCGATCGAACTCCTGCACGACGGGACGACCGGGCGCGGGTACATGATCAAGGACCGGGTCCACGAGGTCGATCGGCTCGCCGACGCGGTCCGCACCGTGGCGACGGGTGGCTCGTTCATCGACGACGTGGTCGTCGACGCGCTGGTCCGCTCCCGGACCCGGATGGTCGACTCGCCACTCGCCACGCTGACCGACCGCGAACGTGACGTGCTCGCCGAGATGGCGACCGGAGCGACGAACTCGGTGATCGCGGATCGGCTGCACGTGAGCGAGCACTCGATCGAGAAGCACTCCAACTCGATCTTCCACAAGCTCGGGCTCGCGGCCGACCCCGAGGTCAACCGGCGGGTCAAGGCCGTCCTGATGCTGCTCGCCGGCGAACCCGACGACTGA